The Candidatus Rokuibacteriota bacterium sequence CCAAGTTTTTCGAGACCGGCTCAAAGGCCGGTGTCCAGGCCAAACACGCCGAACGGCTGCGCCTGATCCTGGGCCGCTTGAGCGCTGCGACTGCCCCACGAGATATGGCACTTCCAGGACTGGACCTTCATCCGCTCAAGGGTGACCGCAAGGGCACGTG is a genomic window containing:
- a CDS encoding type II toxin-antitoxin system RelE/ParE family toxin, producing the protein MIRGFKHKGLAKFFETGSKAGVQAKHAERLRLILGRLSAATAPRDMALPGLDLHPLKGDRKGTWAVSVSGTWRVTFKFVGKDADAVDYGDYH